The following nucleotide sequence is from Cucumis melo cultivar AY chromosome 1, USDA_Cmelo_AY_1.0, whole genome shotgun sequence.
TCTTGTGGCAGTGGAGGATCTTACAGCACTAGAGGGTCCTGCAACTTAAACTTTTTCTCTAATAGGCCAACCTCGTCTAACCCTTTCTCTTCTGCGTGGTGCCATATCCTAACAACCATATGTAACTAGCTTTTATTATTTTCCCAGTCCAACGAAACATGACCTACTGAACCATTAAGTCAAACAAAATCTCATGCATTAAATATTGTAAACATTTACTAGGAGAACATATCTGGCGATGAAAATGGGATTTGTTAATGGACTATAGGGACATTATGGACTTACAATATAAATCAATCTACAAAACCTATAACCTTATGTTCTTAAACCAACGATAATGAACCGACTTTCCTAAGACCTTTTACATGAGTCAGCACTTCATGTATGCAAGTTCCAAAACAAAACACTGAACCAATTTCAAGGCTTTCGCTCAGCTTCATGATTGTTGCAAGTTGTTTAATGTTTAAAGATAGGCCAGAACCATATTATGATAGTACAAATAAGCCTACGATCATCAAATAGAAAGAAGGCAGCACAAGCACAGGAAACCAAATTTGCAATGAGATGAGAAGCGTACACATGCACCAACCATTGGTAATGGTATGGACGTTTGGTTTATAGTTCAAAACCAGGAATGTTATACAAAGTTAAAGTCCATTGGTCCTTTCTATGGGAGTTTAAAACTAGATTTCTAAGAATTCTTGAAATGTTTATCACAGGCCCTGTTGAATGTCACAAATTTGTAGCCTTTTTGCATTATCACCACAGAATCATCCAAAGAGCCATCAGTAGGAAATAAAGACAGAAAGCTTGGATTAAGCTTCCATCTTTACTAAGAACGGTATGCTCTAGATGGATGTTTCGAGTAAGAAACACAACCATCATAAATCCTGAAAAGACTATCAAAACTGCCCAATCAATGAGTTCCTAAGCTCTAAGAACTCAACTCAGTCATTGGCACTCTATTTGTTATTACTAGTCAATTTACATCAAATACAAGCTCTTTCATTTATCATTTCCAAGCTCGGTGTAGAAATCCATCTCATCAACTCAAACTACGAGAACATGGAAcactaataaaaaaataaaagtcaaAAGAGAGGAGAACACAAACCTCAATTTATGCAGAAACAAAACTCGAAGGAGAAACTCCAATATCCTGAACTACAGTTCCAGCATCCTCAGTTATAGGTCCATCCATTCCCACAAACCCATTTTCATCACCATTGCTATTGACAATTACGATCCCATCATCAGTAGCCACACTCGAAACAGTTTCAACACTGTCAGTCTGTTCCCCACTCCTCATCATAGCAACCCCAAACTGAGTGGGTGATTGAAACGAATCCACATGAATTCCCTCACTAGAAATAGAACTATGCCTTCTAGCCATGAGTTCCAAAGTAGTCCTCAACCCATAACTATCTTCTTGATGCATCAGATCTCTAGCCCTTAACAAGGCACTAGTCCTACATCTCACACGATCCGAAGGGTCATCGGAAGGAAGCTTAAAACGGCAAAGCGGGCAAGAATCATGATTAGAAAGCCAAGGAAGAATGCAATCTGGATGATAAAGATGAGAACAAGGGAGCTGTTTGGCTTCAACCTCAAGAAGGAACTGATCCTTACAAATAGCACAAATTAGAACTGGGTCTTCATCGAGCAAGGCGGAGGTGACTTTAATAGTGGGAATCGCCATGACAGAGGCCTTGATCGGAGTAAATGGGTTGAAAGGGACAGATGGGACGAAATCAGACTCGGACGAATCTGCAAGGTGCTGGAAAAGACGGAGGAATTGAGGGCTGTTAAGGAGGTAATTGTCATCGGAAGTGATCGGAAGTGGGTCGACAACGACGAAGGATGATGGATCGGAATCTGTGGGGGAAGAAGAGGAATTGGGGTGGTCGGAAATGGAAGAAGAGGAAGTGGGTATGGTGAAATCCATGTGTTCGAGGAAGTCAGTGAGGCAGTGAGGGCAAAGAagagaggaagaggaagaagaagatgatgatgatgaagaagaagaagaaggggaaaCCAAAGTGACGCTCATATCGCACTCGTGGCACCAGTAGGTGTGGCGTTcggcggcggcggtggcggTAATGGTGGCGGAGGACATGGTTTTTAACCACACCTGAGGTGACGGTAGCGATGAAATTAGGAGTATCAATCGATCTCGTCCCTCAAAATTGGGTAAAGATAAGAGATTTTGAGAGATAGGATGTAGTTTGGAAATTGGGTTTTAGCGCAGTGGTTAGTGGCAGAGTTGCCCGCGTGGGTCCGTCCGCCATTCCCTTACCTTTATTTGGTGGGTTGTAGCTTTCCATAATTTTGTCGATTTACATTTCATGTAAAATTTaaactatttgtttatttcCTTAGTTACACTCACTTTGATCCAGTCCTTGAGCTGTGGCTTTTACTCATTTGAGTTCGAATCTCAGGTTCGGAATTTATTTAAAGTATTCAATAACTTATACGTCGTTCTATTATTTGCAGATACAGTTGTTAATTTACTCTTCATGTATAAACCATCTAATAATATGGAGGATTCTACCCTCTTTTCAGTATAATGTGATCTAGTTGAATTTTACTCTACTTAATATTAAAAGAtcgaaattaataataaaaactcCATTAATATAGTATTTAATTATACATTACCAACTTGAACTTAGAGATTCGATTTCTAACTCTTATATTATCGAGAGCTAATAGTAAAGTTATAACATAGTATCGTTAATATGCCGTAAAACCTAACTTATGGGGAGGTAAAAATTAAAAAGGGGCCACTTACATTAATCCATTAATTAGAGTAACTTTACTCTAATATAGAGTAAAGTAATATAGAGTAACTTTACTATTGTGTGTGAAAGGAAAAAATTACAATTGGAagtgtaattttcttttttaaaaaaagaaaatcacccCCAACACAAATTAATTACTTTATACAAAGCCTCGATCTACGCTTTGGATTCCATctgaaattaaaataattaatagtaATAAACAATTAAAAAGGATTAGATTAGTAATGATCTTAATTacattaaaaattaatataaacaaATATTATGATCATCACAAGATTCGACACATCcaaactcttcttcttcttcaacataAAAACAAATCGAAAGAGTACTGCATCAAAGACACGCACTTACAATAatatactttcaaattcagTACTAGAAAGTAGTAGAAAATTTTACGAGAGTAAGATTCCTATTATTCCATCGTTGAAACGTACGATGGGTTGTTGATTGTTGTCGTTCGGATCATCACCGGCTCAAGAGAGGAAACCACCGTTCTTGGAAGTAAGATTGATAAGAGAtcatgaaaagaagaagaaccaACAAAAACCCCACGCCCCAAGGCGTTCCTCCAGCGCGGTGGAGTGAGTTTTTTTCCGGTAGGGGGATGAGGGATGGCAAGTGACCGTTTTTGGTGTTGGAGAGCCAGTGGACGAGGAGGAGTAGGAGAAGAGGCGAGACGATGAGGAGGAGCTTGAGTTGGTCGAAAACGTCTTCCACGGCGGACTCGTAATTGGAGTACCAAGAGAAGGACAAGAACATGAGGaggatgaggaagaagaagcaAAGATGAAGGGGAAAAGTGGGCTGAGAGTGGCCGGTATTTGCCATTGGGACGACGGCGGTTTTGAGAGCTTGTTAATGAGGGGATTTTAGGAAGAAAAatggtgtgtgtgtgtgtgtgtttttggTTTAGGACTTGTTTTGTCTTTGTTGGTGCATTGGGAAAATTTTATGTGGCTATTAAAGGCTTTATATATAAGTGGGAAATGGGAGATTgagattattattattcttcacTTTATCTTTCTTATATTTCTTTATTAAAGAAATAACATGCCTTACTCTTAGGTttcttttacctttttttttccatagagTTTTTAGAttaaaacttattctattatagGCAACTCGGTTTGGATTAACGTGACATCTTTTGATATTTATGGAGACAAATTTACAATATAAACGAAAATAGATAGTGGTAAGGTATACTTttgtaaaattatatatattgttttgaaCGTAGAGGGTATTTTTTGTGGGTACATAGAACAGTGGTACCtaattaaaaatacaatattATCATATTCATaaataagtttttaattttatattcttaaatataGATTTTCATACATATTAAAAAAGTTGATTTTaaatgattaatttttttttttattttaactattATCATTTTCAATAAGAGCCAATAGATGCAATGAGAATTATATagaaatcttcttcttcctaatcattcaataataataataataataaagattaATATAGTTAAAAAATGTACTTCTTCATCAAAGGGTTTGATGTCTATACTTATTATTGGGTAGGTATTAGTATTATTGTTTCCTTTTAccttaaagaaagaaaaatatttggatTTCTTAAAGAATCATTCAAGTTTGGTGGTTACAATTATTGAATATATACTCCAAGGAAGCAAATTCAAATAACACATAAAAATGAATGTAATTCAATAATTGCTCACTagcatttaattttattatattttattattcaaaGAGTAATTCCTTTGAATTTGTGATACTTTATATTGATcgtaaaattaaattaaattaaattaaattgctATATGTATAACACCAAATTTTAAATTGACCGAAATGAACAAAAAATTCAACAAGATCGACCTTTTGTCACAAAGGGTTAGGTTGTAGacaaaaacaaatattatttCTCTATTAATATTTTCCCACACGATATGAATACAAACAAATTCTCCGCCTATAAATAAGAAGAATTCAtcgataaaaataaaattactttGTCGTTATTTTCCACTTTCTATATACGATCGATGAACTACGAATCTCAATTTAAGAAACTGCGTGAtattattcctaaaattaatcaaaattttacattttGTTAAGCATAAAGTCCAAAGCAAAAGAGATAAAGGTAATTACAATGgctagcaatttttagaataattattaagtatgtagcaacattttaaaaaaattgcaaatatagcaaaatctatcaatgatagacttctatcgtcgATAAACTCAGTGATaaaccaacatttgctacatggtctatcagtaatagactcatattattgatagattttgacagattttgctatatttacaaattttttaaaatgttgttatctacttaattattttaaatacaaTTACTACATTTGCAAGATCTAAGTTCAATCACATCAATTATGAAAAAGATTTTATCCACCGTaaggaagaaaacaaaataagaaaggcaaattaaaaaaaaataataattttaaaagtataaaaaagaaaaaaaaaagtataataaaaatataaaattgaatggTGGAGATTGGAGTGAGAAAGTAGAAACCAAGGAGAGGACGCCACGTACGACCGACCATGCATCAACCTAGGCAAACCCGTTATTAGATGTTCCTTTGGAAAAAAGTAATTACtaattaaagagaaaaaaagtcaggagaaaaagagaaagagagatagGAGGTGGAGAAAACGATGGCCACGTCATTTTATCACTTTGCTTTTTCTAAATTATGTACTCCAGTAGGGCACTGACATGTgtcattttctaaaataaataaatggtgttgtaaaaactaaaaagtaTGTTATAAATTAGTTAATTGTGATGAACattcaattttttaaagttaCCTGTCTGTCAGTCAGATATTGGAGGTGACTGGAGGGTCGttttaaaatattcttattaCTATCATCTCTCATTTTTCATCGTAATATtattttatcctaaaatagttACTAATTCAAACTTTTAGAAATAATTGTAAGTTCAGGGAAAGTATCTTTTCATTTCTTGATTTGGATtcccattttaaaatatttcactTTCACTTTTCAtcttttgtattcttttttttttttttttttgaatattttgttttcgatttttgaatttgattttaattcattatccaagttttctaaaaaaaatgcttttttttctttttaatttgagttttgttttgtttggtttatatatgttttttttttacacttaATTGATATTAATGTTGATGACaaagtaaaatttttaaaaaataattttagtggtgataaaaatattaaataatttaattaagaaaaactGACTTTTTAGTTGAATAGGTGCTTTTGGTTCATGAGTTTTAAGAATTAACATTTTTAGTCCTAGGTTTATAACAACGTACGCATTTGGTCATCCGGTTTTGAAAATGTATCTTTTTAGTTatgagttttaaaaaataagtttacGAGGTTGTAAAAGTATttaatgtttgattttttgaaaatgattatatgatatttaaaattaaaaaaatagtttgagAGAGGATATGATTTTTAGAAGTTGTTcatctaatttttaaaatgaaaatatatattttgaaaactagATCAAATGAGTTTATTTTTATAAACCTGAGAATTAAAAATATCTATTATTAAAACTCAAGAACCAAACACACATATTCATCAAAACCTACTGACTAAATATATAgtttttcctttaattaattataactcTTTGGTACCGATCAAAGTTTGGGAGGTTCGTCGTTCAAACTGATTTGTTGAAGTGCATTATTCATCAATCTCgtgaattttcttttataattattttgacaaatttataaaatactatcatatataaactttttttttttagggaaaTTTGAATCCAAGACCTCATGTCCACGAGTACAAAGAAGTGTCAGTTGAGCTAAGTTCATGTTGGCTATCATATATAAACTCATCATAGTTTAGGCTCAAAAAATAGACGATATTATCATTGTAGTAATGTCCATTGTTCTCATACTAAACGAATATGATtgacataaaattaaaagttggtataattttattaacaaaaacaCTTCTACActtcttctctcttctcttctcttctcttctcttcctttcctttctATTCTCTTCCATTCCATTCCATTCTGTCTATTAGATTAGACATTATAGCTTTATTTCCATacactttttcattttttttttaatgtaacgAAGATGACAATAATAGAACAATGGCTTCTGAAATGGAATCATCATGCatgtgttgtgttgtgttgtgttgtaTGTAAACTCAACACACACACATATGACTCACTCATAAAGTTGCTTAAATTAATTCATtacttttatcaatttaaaatacATAAATTTGAAAACCTTAATGCATAAGCATATCAGAATTATCCAACAAGAAAGGACAAAAAAGTATTAGAAAGAAGCTAAAATATCACAACTGATATTCATATATTacaaataaaagtaaaatatcTCATACAGTAAAGTCAATATATCATATTATAAACATTATGGTGTAacagattaaaaaaaaatgatggtgAAAGGAATCTAAACCTTATGTAtatattataagaaaaaaaaaagtaataatttaTTTCTCTAATTTCTAAATCGGTATTGGTGTCAATTTAAATTCCCAACTTTAAAAATCCGTTGAAAAATATCATATGAGATTTATATTGTTGGACGGTTACATTTGAATCAAATATTTGAAATCTTTAATCGAATTGCCTTTGAAATCTTACATACCTATATAAAATTGGACAGTAAAGAAGGTATAATTTGATACATCAAATCTCATGATTTAGTTTGatgtattatttatttgttttatttttacaaaatttagaGTTTAAATTCATATCGGATAACTCAAAGCAAGCTCGAAAGTTGatattttttctttcctttttttttttatgaacaATTTAGAATTCATACATATTTTTCTTAATATCTTGTTTATACATGTCTAGGTAGATTTAATATACTATTTATTTCTGCAAAAAAGTCAAcaatttttttagtataaaaGCAGTTGGTAAATGTTACTATAATTTAATGAAATTCTTCCAAATGTAAGTGACTTTTTATGCTAAATTTTGAATAGGAAAAGTGACCAAACTTCAATGTGGCAACATCAATAAACTGAGTTTGGAGGATAAAATTACCCAGAAGTTTAAGAACCATACAACCGTTATGATATAGGAACATAATACAATGGTTTAGAAAGTCTAACGATTAGTTAAATCAGAATTGCTAACGAAGAATCAACTCACTTTTTGTGTAAAATGTTATCGCTTATGTATGGAGCGACTTTTTAATTCGTTCTTCTCTAGGACTTCACCTTCAATCTTTCGTTAAAAATCATCCCAATCGTTGTAAAATGCTCATTTGTCTCTTTTAAATTATATCTCTATCAAAAGTTCGTGGTTCGAATCTTTTGAGTTCACAACAGTCTAATGGACTATGTAATATCTTATATTGGGCTGTCTAGAATATCAATATGGGCCTTGCCTTGTTTGTGAATTGGGCCTAAGAGAGGAAGATGTCAtttgtatttatgttaatgTAAATGTAGATATGTGTTTCAAAAGCATACATACGTCCCTAGAATGGTTAGAGCATATATTCTCAAACAAGGAAAGTCGATACTACTACCTACCTCTATCGTTTATCATAGAGAAGTTGTTACGAATAATATGGAGTTCCGTTTTTATTCTGAACATGATATGCAATCTAATCTAATGTCGTATTAAATGTTCATTCGAAAAGTATTATTGTTATAGTATTAAATTTTCATCGATATGTCAAtctttttatcaatattttcacATATATGTTGGACTAACATCAACACCACGAGagaattaatatttgaattataCCGAACAAAATCCATAACgtatataaatttaaaacaaatgtAATCAAACGTACATAACGTGTTATAAGCTCGTGCTTAgctcattttttaaattatgttgACATGGATACTTCAAACATCAAGAACTAAAGTTCTACTGTTCATAATTTCCCATCCCATAATGTTGATTTGTTGTTGAAGCTGAAGAATAAAAGTTGTATATGTCACTATTACGTATATCACATCTAGAAATTGGAATTCATTTCGTCATGGAAAAGCCATTTGGTCATAAATGCTGTAGTGGGTTTGGTGAAAGATTCCCACCACTATCCCTCCATTCCTCTTTTCATGACACCTGTCCATTGAATTAAAAAACGTCATTTTCTTATTACATAATTATAATTCcatcactttttctttttcttctttttttcaaatcACTCATTTTTATTACATCCTAAGAACAacatttgaatttcaaaaagtCAAAAcccctattattattattattattattattattattatataacaaatataaatttagGGTATATACTAGATAAGACTTTGAATTGTCACACACtcacatatatataattgataaaattattttaaattattgatagtttttatttaacgctaaaaatattataagatattatttatttaaccATGTAATATTGTCGTCAATCCAACTTTTGTGATAATAAATCAATACAATAACTTTAGTTGACGGTAGAAGATACATTCGTTTAAAGATGACGTATGAGATATGTTTATACTAAAATTGTGAcgttattaatatttttacaaAAATGACAAATATTTGTTGACGATAATTTAAAAATGTATGTGtgtgaaggaaaaaaaaagtataatagtaattattaattaacaaaaatacGACGTGATTAAGTGTAACTTcgatttaatatatatatatatatatatatatatatatatatatatatatatatatatatatatatatatataaatgtttaaagaatttgtaaataaagtaGTTGGAGTTGAGATATATACAAAATTGTTTGTAGAATAATCAAAAGGAAAgggaaaatatgaaaatatgtTTTTGGAAATGTTTATAATTTATATCAGTGGAGTGGTATGAAAGCACAACAAAATTTGTCAATGCAATGATAACTTCTTTAGTGCAACCACCACCCATAggattgttttttcttttaaaaaaacaacaatataaAGTTAATTACTTTTTTAGGGAAAGGAATCTAAAATAAGATGTAGGTTTCAAACTAATGTTGGATAAATATGATAATCAAGcataaatcaaatttaaaatacacAAAACCCTATAATTATGTGAGGTTGGTTGTTTAAGTAAATGAAAATTGATTTTCTACTTGTGTCAGCATCCTACAAAGAAGTTACTAAATTACGTCTAAAACTAGTTTGAATATTCGTACTTAGCAAAGCCAATCGATACTCAATCCTTGTTTATAGATGCATGCTAGTCAATGCATTACACGTTTTAGAATTATTCTAAAgacaaattttctatttttgttaacaattttttttgtatgaataataaaaaagaattaaaaattagaaaaagaaaaataattcctACTACACCATTATTTCCACACATAAAAGGAAGTGGAAACCCCTAAAGTTTTCTCTTCATCTTGGCCTTCTTCTACTTTTCACCAATTAACCAAAATGGAGGGTTTTCGTTTGTGTTTCAAATGGTTTTTGTTAATGCTGCTGCTAAGGTCACCGTCGTCGGTGAGGTTTGTAGGTGGAGATGATAAGAAAGACAAAGAGGAATGCACACCGCAATTGGCTGGGATGGCCACATGTCTGCCCTACGTGAGCGGTGATGCAAAGACTCCGACGCCCGACTGTTGCAGTGGACTAAAGGAAGTGCTTAAGAACAACAAGAAGTGCTTATGTGTTATAGTTAAAGATCGGAATGACCCTGACTTAGGGCTTCAAATAAATGTCACATTGGCCTTAGGCTTGCCTGATATTTGCCATGCCACTGCCAATGTCTCCAATTGTCCAGGTAAATTCACCCCATCAAAATTACTTCATTCCATACATGTTTTAGTCCTTCGTGTTAGAGTATATTCAAGATGCTGTGAATTAAGCTGTTTAGTTTGGTTAATATGTTATGAAATTGTTGTTTCTTTAGTCGTGAGACCGTCAATTTCTTTGAGTAATTAGAGGAGTAGAGTTTACATATGAATCAAACATGCTTTATTAGAGTTCGACCTCTTTCTAGCAAAGGTCGGGTGAAGGTTTATATTGGTTGATAAACATGAATAAGTTTCGACAATATATAATATGCTTAGTATGTATATAGAAAACCAGAAATTTGGAGGAATTGGGAAACTATTTGGTTCGTTATATGAAACTTATGGTTTTGTTTATAATCATCTCGATTTAGTCAGTCTCAGTGTTATTCACCCTTCATCATCAtacaaaaatataaatgaaaaaacatGAAAAGAAGTAAGAACTGAAGACAAATCAAATTTCAGAGATTCAATCAAAAGTAAAAGTGATTTTTAACACATACATGTACATTCCatttttaaaatctatattCTAATAtgtatttgtttgttttgttgaTGTAGCTCTATTGAACTTGCCATCAAATTCAAGTGAGGCACAAGTGTTTTATCAATTGGGGAAAGGAAAAAGCTCCTCTGCTTTAGCACCTGCTCCCATTATAAGCCCTTCTTCTCCAGCTACCATTAGTTCCACAGGTAAATGTGGCTCTAaacccttttttcttcttctttttctttttctttttctttttcttttttaataatagatttaaaattattattaatattatcattattatttagaaaataaatttcatatgtttttttttttttgttcttcatGAAAATTGTAGTTGGAGGGGGAAGTACTAAAAGTGGAGGTTACAAGATAGGGAAGAAATGGGTACCATCGGAGATTttggttgttgttgttgctcTATTGCTTTTGCTTTAGTTGGATTATATTATTCATATCATGTGTACAAAAAGGCACACGATTTCAGCATATTCATGCTTTTATATATCTATCATATATCTAAGTCGATGTTCTAATTCGACTTTGAGTATTGATATATGttatcttaatttaattttatggttttttttttttttgtaatttactGAATTCAACAAAATATGTGTTAAACTGACCATTTAAATTATGTTTCTCAAATTGTTTTTATATTTGCATCTTTACCACAAATTGATCGCATGAAATTCACTCTCTCTTTAGTTTAAGATTTTAATTATCGAAAAACAAAGACGACTTAAAAGACTgtctcaatatatatatatatatatatatatatatttgtctttttcttatatatattttatgttgtattccttttctttttgtgtttttCTTTCGGTTTAACAATAACATGAAGATGGAAATTAGAATTTATCGAtatctatattatatatataatggtttatagagagaagtttttttttttttttttttttttttttttttttttttttttaattttgccattttattttagtaattcTAACTATAACATTAGAGGTGATTTtgttgattttaaaatttgttaaataaaaatgtaaagcTAACGTAAACGACTAATATCTAAAtattaattacttttaaaacaaattaccACCGAATACATTAATTAGATGTTAATTacaatttactttttttaattcCAAAAACCTTTTTGCTTTCAAGATTTTCATTCATTCTCTTTAGAAAATGAtttccattcatttttttatcGTTACAAAACCATCATCTAACTACGCTAATTAGGCAGtctaataataaataaagaaatttttgcATCTAAGAGCTCTTCTCATTCTACAAATTTAATTCACTATATAAAACACGTTATGCCAATTGAAAAATATCATTCTCTCGAGCCTGCAAACAACGATATAGAAACATGAGAATGTCTGAGGCCACGCCATCGGAGCATTAAGTCGTGTACAAGCCAATCTATTGAGACAAAATCCAAAATAGAGGAATGAGGCACAAAAAGTCACTAGCTAGCAAGATTAATAAAGATTTTCGTATTTTCGTATTGTTGATTAAGATAAATACACAAAATAGTCATTAGAGTAATATCAAGAATaacttatttaaaattttctattaGACAAATTGTCAGCAAAAGATTTTTGTCATGGCGATGCCAATTAATTACTACTCATATGGTAATTGCATTTTGAACATTTGTAGCggtttgatttaaaaattgTGTTTTGCTCTTGTTTTATTACGTGAAAATAAAGGGATGATTCTcagatttatttttattgtatttcataatcatgggttatctttaaaaagaaaaagataattaataacTTATGGTTAttagtataaaaaatattacaCACCCATACTTTCAACAAACTTATTTGTGTAGAAAATTTTGTACTATATGAAAAATATTgtagaaaatatattttgtgaaaaaaaatattttaataataacataatg
It contains:
- the LOC103499879 gene encoding uncharacterized protein LOC103499879: MANTGHSQPTFPLHLCFFFLILLMFLSFSWYSNYESAVEDVFDQLKLLLIVSPLLLLLLVHWLSNTKNGHLPSLIPLPEKNSLHRAGGTPWGVGFLLVLLLFMISYQSYFQERWFPLLSR
- the LOC103499880 gene encoding E3 ubiquitin-protein ligase RING1-like, which encodes MSSATITATAAAERHTYWCHECDMSVTLVSPSSSSSSSSSSSSSSSLLCPHCLTDFLEHMDFTIPTSSSSISDHPNSSSSPTDSDPSSFVVVDPLPITSDDNYLLNSPQFLRLFQHLADSSESDFVPSVPFNPFTPIKASVMAIPTIKVTSALLDEDPVLICAICKDQFLLEVEAKQLPCSHLYHPDCILPWLSNHDSCPLCRFKLPSDDPSDRVRCRTSALLRARDLMHQEDSYGLRTTLELMARRHSSISSEGIHVDSFQSPTQFGVAMMRSGEQTDSVETVSSVATDDGIVIVNSNGDENGFVGMDGPITEDAGTVVQDIGVSPSSFVSA
- the LOC103499877 gene encoding non-specific lipid transfer protein GPI-anchored 14-like, which codes for MEGFRLCFKWFLLMLLLRSPSSVRFVGGDDKKDKEECTPQLAGMATCLPYVSGDAKTPTPDCCSGLKEVLKNNKKCLCVIVKDRNDPDLGLQINVTLALGLPDICHATANVSNCPALLNLPSNSSEAQVFYQLGKGKSSSALAPAPIISPSSPATISSTVGGGSTKSGGYKIGKKWVPSEILVVVVALLLLL